One segment of Gadus chalcogrammus isolate NIFS_2021 chromosome 8, NIFS_Gcha_1.0, whole genome shotgun sequence DNA contains the following:
- the cfap57 gene encoding cilia- and flagella-associated protein 57, protein MATVVAQSNFIFGLRKGVTNNLCFLDDQTVVFPSGNNCIRYNIDQKWQKFIPGTERSLGMQAMALSANRRYLAVSESGEKPTITVYDLTHEQGRKRKLLTAGDGPAGEFLCMAFSPNSKYLVGQSGGPTWTLVLWLWERQKVLATVSSSDGDPVSQVSFNPLDDTQLCVSGPGLVCLLNYREGVLKRQSPAKVKGVAVLCHAWVSGTRVVAGTDQGRLLMVESGELRWDLDAWTRPAQLLETRFSCLK, encoded by the exons ATGGCCACTGTTGTTGCCCAGTCCAATTTCATCTTCGGCTTACGGAAAGGGGTGACCAATAACTTGTGTTTCCTCGACGACCAAACCGTGGTCTTCCCCAGTGGAAACAACTGCATCCGTTACAACATCGACCAGAAATGGCAGAAATTCATCCCAG GCACAGAGAGGAGCCTGGGCATGCAGGCCATGGCTCTCAGTGCTAACCGACGCTACCTGGCGGTCTCGGAGAGCGGGGAGAAGCCCACCATCACCGTGTACGACCTCACGCACGAGCAGGGCCGCAAGAGGAAGCTCCTGACCGCCGGCGACGGCCCGGCCGGAGAGTTCCTCTGCATGGCCTTCTCCCCCAACTCCAAGTACCTGGTCGGCCAATCAGGAGGCCCGACCTGGACCCTGGTGTTGTGGCTTTGGGAGAGGCAGAAGGTGCTGGCCACGGTCAGCAGCAGTGATGGGGACCCCGTGAGCCAG GTGAGCTTCAACCCCCTGGACGACACCCAGTTGTGCGTGAGCGGGCCGGGCCTCGTGTGCCTCCTCAACTACCGCGAGGGCGTCCTGAAGCGGCAGAGCCCGGCCAAAGTGAAGGGCGTGGCCGTGCTGTGCCACGCCTGGGTGTCCGGCACACGCGTGGTCGCCGGCACGGACCAGGGCCGCCTGCTGATGGTCGAGTCTGGGGAGCTGCGCTGGGACCTGGACGCCTGGACCAGACCCGCCCAACTACTGGAGAccag GTTCTCGTGCTTGAAATGA